From Phragmites australis chromosome 5, lpPhrAust1.1, whole genome shotgun sequence, a single genomic window includes:
- the LOC133918516 gene encoding two-component response regulator ORR24-like encodes MTVEEVKLQVKANGGHGGRDQFPVGMRVLAVDDDPTCLKVLESLLLRCQYHVTTTGQAATALKLLREKKDQFDLVISDVHMPDMDGFKLLELVGLEMDLPVIMLSANGETQTVMKGITHGACDYLLKPVRIEQLRTIWQHVVRRRSCDAKNNGNDNDNDNAGKKVQSMNAEGENGGANRNKRTSRKGRDDNGDDGDDSDENSNENGDSSSQKKQRVVWSVELHRKFVAAVNQLGIDKAVPKKILDLMNVENITRENVASHLQKYRLYLKRLSADASRQANLTAAFGGRNPAYINMGLEAFKHYNAYGRYRPVPTTNHSQSNNLLSRMNSPSAFGMHGLLPSQPLQIGHTQNNLSTSLGNVGGLNNSNLIAHMSLQDSSKCFPTGPSGNSFANISNGRPLAPANNMPLQSLEPSNQQHLGRMHSSSADPFNSFVSESTQLLDLGRCNTTWPTAVSSNIQELGQKDSMSQATLRVNGPKIEPLSSFTSPSSQIPLLGNEMQSQVASLASNALPMPFSQEAVSFTYGSSTNSREMLNNNLALSNSGINTSLPNLRIDNSVVPRKTLDGGNSGVVVPPLHDGRIEQQAVSNQLNYNNELMGTSRLQRGLSGGLDDIVVDMFRLDRTDDGAPFIDGDWELV; translated from the exons atgACCGTGGAGGAGGTGAAGCTTCAGGTGAAGGCGAACGGCGGGCATGGGGGCAGGGACCAGTTCCCCGTTGGCATGCGCGTGCTGGCCGTCGACGACGACCCCACCTGCCTCAAGGTCCTCGAGAGCCTCCTGCTTCGCTGCCAGTATCATG TGACAACAACTGGGCAGGCAGCAACAGCCCTGAAGCTGCTGAGGGAGAAGAAGGACCAGTTTGACCTGGTGATCAGTGATGTCCACATGCCAGACATGGATGGCTTCAAGCTCCTCGAGCTTGTGGGCCTCGAGATGGACCTCCCGGTCATTA TGTTGTCTGCAAATGGAGAGACACAAACAGTCATGAAGGGTATCACCCATGGAGCATGTGACTACCTGCTGAAGCCAGTGCGTATTGAGCAGTTGAGGACGATTTGGCAACATGTTGTTAGGCGGAGGAGTTGTGACGCCAAGAACAATGGTAATGATAATGACAACGACAATGCCGGTAAGAAGGTGCAGTCAATGAATGCTGAAGGTGAGAATGGTGGTGCTAATCGCAACAAGAGAACTTCACGCAAGGGTAGAGATGATAAtggagatgatggtgatgattcTGACGAGAACAGTAACGAGAATGGAGACTCGTCGAGCCAGAAGAAGCAAAGGGTCGTGTGGTCTGTTGAATTGCACCGAAAGTTTGTGGCTGCTGTCAACCAGCTTGGCATTGATA AGGCTGTTCCAAAGAAAATATTGGATCTCATGAATGTTGAGAACATAACCAGGGAGAATGTTGCGAGTCATTTGCAG AAGTATCGGCTGTATCTGAAAAGACTCAGTGCTGATGCAAGCAGGCAGGCTAACCTTACTGCTGCATTTGGAGGAAGGAACCCCGCTTACATCAACATGGGACTGGAAGCCTTCAAGCACTACAATGCATATGGGAGATACCGGCCAGTCCCAACTACTAACCATTCACAGTCAAACAACCTTCTTTCTAGGATGAACTCCCCTTCTGCATTTGGGATGCATGGTTTGCTGCCTTCGCAGCCACTTCAGATCGGGCACACCCAGAATAATCTGAGCACTTCCCTCGGCAACGTAGGAGGGTTGAACAACAGTAACCTGATTGCGCACATGTCACTGCAGGATAGTAGCAAATGCTTTCCTACTGGTCCTTCTGGTAACTCTTTTGCAAACATATCAAATGGCAGACCGTTGGCTCCGGCAAATAACATGCCGTTACAGTCTCTTGAACCAAGCAACCAGCAACACCTTGGTCGGATGCATTCATCTTCTGCAGACCCATTCAACTCATTTGTTAGTGAGTCTACCCAGTTGCTAGATCTTGGAAGATGCAACACCACCTGGCCAACTGCCGTTTCATCCAACATTCAGGAACTTGGTCAGAAGGACAGCATGTCCCAAGCAACCCTGCGTGTGAATGGCCCCAAGATCGAGCCTCTCTCAAGCTTTACATCCCCATCCAGTCAGATTCCCTTGCTGGGAAATGAAATGCAGAGCCAAGTAGCATCACTAGCCAGCAATGCTCTTCCAATGCCATTCAGTCAGGAAGCAGTGTCATTCACATACGGAAGCAGCACAAACTCAAGAGAGATGCTGAATAACAACCTTGCACTCAGTAATTCTGGCATCAACACCTCATTGCCGAACCTTCGCATAGACAATTCTGTTGTACCAAGGAAGACACTGGATGGTGGGAATTCAGGTGTTGTTGTTCCCCCTCTGCATGATGGCAGGATTGAGCAGCAAGCTGTTAGTAATCAGCTAAACTACAACAACGAACTCATGGGGACAAGTAGGCTGCAAAGGGGACTCAGTGGTGGTTTAGATGACATTGTTGTCGACATGTTTAGGCTG GACCGCACAGACGATGGCGCCCCCTTCATCGATGGGGACTGGGAGCTGGTCTAG
- the LOC133918517 gene encoding chaperone protein ClpB3, mitochondrial, which translates to MARSAATRLARAARAAAAARRHAAGGGGRDVFPRALAPRAGDASAAAAARRPPWLAGVGRFPVGGGLLVPPRRLFHSTTPARYSAAGTSSSSQIAPGEFTEMAWEGIVGAVDAARLSKQQIVESEHLMKALLEQKDGLARRIFSKAGIDNTSVLQATDEFISRQPKVSGDTSGPIIGSSFVSILDNAKKHKKEYGDEFVSVEHILRAFTSDKRFGQQLFRDLNVGENDLKDAISAVRGSQRVTDQNPEGKYQALEKYGIDLTESARRGKLDPVIGRDDEVRRCIQILCRRTKNNPVIIGEPGVGKTAIAEGLAQRIVRGDVPEPLMNRRLISLDMGALLAGAKYRGDFEERLKAVLKEVTASNGQIILFIDEIHTVVGAGATGGAMDAGNLLKPMLGRGELRCIGATTLDEYRKYIEKDAALERRFQQVYCGEPAVEDTISILRGLRERYELHHGVKISDGALVAAAVLSDRYITGRFLPDKAIDLVDEAAAKLKMEITSKPIELDEVDREIIRLEMEKLSLKNDTDKASKERLSKLEAELESLKQKQKDLSEHWEYEKSLMTRIRSIKEETDRVNLEIEAAEREYDLNRAAELKYGTLLSLQKQLEEAENKLAEFQQSGKSMLREEVTDIDIAEIVSKWTGIPVSNLQQSEREKLLLLEDVLHKRVIGQDIAVKSVANAIRRSRAGLSDPNRPIASFMFMGPTGVGKTELGKTLAEFLFNTENALIRIDMSEYMEKHAVSRLVGAPPGYVGYDEGGQLTETVRRRPYSVVLFDEIEKAHHDVFNILLQLLDDGRITDSQGRTVSFTNCVIIMTSNIGSPLILDTLRNTTDSKEAVYEIMKKQVVEMARQTFRPEFLNRIDEYIVFQPLDTGEINHIVEIQLNRVKNRLKQQKIQLQYTPEAVKLLGSLGFDPNYGARPVKRVIQQMVENEIALGVLKGDFKEDDTVLLDVNSSAIAKGLAPQKKLVLQRLGNGNEELVAND; encoded by the exons ATGGCGCGCTCCGCCGCGACCAGGCTCGcgcgcgccgcccgcgccgctgccgccgctcgTCGCCAcgctgccggaggcggcggacGCGATGTTTTCCCGCGAGCCCTCGCGCCGCGCGCCGGAGAtgcttccgccgccgccgcggcgaggaggccgccgtGGCTCGCTGGCGTCGGTCGTTTTCCCGTCGGTGGCGGGCTCCTGGTGCCGCCGCGCCGCCTGTTCCACTCCACGACACCGGCTCGGTACAGCGCCGCCGGCACCTCTTCCTCGTCTCAG ATAGCGCCAGGAGAATTCACTGAGATGGCCTGGGAGGGCATTGTTGGTGCAGTTGATGCAGCAAGGTTGTCGAAACAACAGATAGTGGAATCAGAGCACCTGATGAAAGCTCTTCTCGAACAAAAGGATGGATTAGCACGTAGAATATTTTCGAAAGCTGGAATAGACAACACATCAGTCCTGCAAGCTACTGATGAATTTATTTCTAGACAGCCGAAG GTCTCCGGTGATACAAGTGGGCCAATTATAGGGTCAAGTTTCGTATCGATCTTGGATAATGCAAAGAAGCATAAAAAAGAGTATGGTGACGAGTTTGTCTCAGTTGAGCATATACTGCGAGCATTCACATCAGATAAAAGGTTTGGGCAGCAGCTGTTTAGAGATCTGAATGTTGGTGAGAATGATCTGAAAGATGCTATTTCAGCTGTACGTGGAAGCCAACGAGTCACAGATCAGA ATCCGGAAGGGAAGTACCAAGCTCTAGAGAAGTATGGTATTGACTTGACAGAATCAGCTCGGCGTGGAAAACTTGATCCTGTTATTGGTCGCGATGATGAAGTGCGCAGATGCATTCAGATCCTTTGCAGGAGAACTAAAAACAATCCTGTTATTATTGGCGAGCCTGGAGTTGGCAAAACTGCTATTGCTGAAGG ATTGGCTCAGCGTATTGTGCGGGGAGATGTTCCTGAACCTCTAATGAATAGAAGG CTTATTTCATTGGATATGGGAGCACTACTTGCTGGGGCTAAATACCGGGGTGATTTTGAGGAGAGACTTAAGGCTGTTCTGAAGGAGGTCACTGCTTCTAATGGACAAATCATCTTGTTTATTGATGAGATCCACACTGTTGTTGGTGCAG GAGCCACCGGTGGAGCAATGGATGCCGGTAACCTGTTGAAACCAATGCTTGGCCGTGGAGAACTCCGCTGCATTGGAGCAACAACATTGGATGAGTACAGGAAGTACATTGAGAAGGATGCTGCTCTTGAGCGTAGATTCCAGCAGGTTTATTGCGGTGAGCCAGCGGTTGAGGATACTATCTCCATACTACGTGGCTTGCGAGAGCGATATGAACTGCATCATGGTGTTAAGATATCAGATGGAGCTCTTGTTGCTGCAGCAGTTTTATCAGATCGCTACATTACTGGACGCTTTTTGCCTGACAAAG CCATTGATCTAGTTGATGAAGCAGCTGCTAAGTTAAAAATGGAGATAACATCGAAGCCTATTGAATTGGATGAGGTAGATAGAGAAATAATAAGGCTAGAAATGGAGAAGCTCTCATTGAAGAATGATACTGATAAAGCCTCCAAAGAACGGTTGAGCAAGCTTGAAGCTGAACTAGAATCTCTCAAGCAGAAGCAGAAAGACCTTTCAGAACATTGGGAATATGAGAAGTCCTTGATGACCCGTATAAGATCAATTAAAGAAGAG ACTGACAGAGTTAACCTGGAGATTGAAGCTGCTGAGAGAGAATATGATTTGAACCGTGCTGCTGAACTCAAGTACGGAACACTTTTATCTCTACAGAAACAGCTAGAAGAGGCTGAGAATAAACTTGCTGAATTCCAGCAATCAGGAAAGTCAATGCTTCGAGAAGAGGTGACTGACATTGACATTGCTGAGATTGTTAGCAAATGGACTGGTATTCCAGTGTCCAAtcttcaacaatctgaaagGGAAAAGCTGCTGCTTTTGGAAGATGTACTCCACAAGAGGGTTATCGGCCAAGATATTGCAGTCAAGTCAGTGGCCAATGCTATCCGTCGTTCTAGAGCAGGCCTATCAGACCCTAACCGTCCAATAGCAAGCTTCATGTTTATGGGCCCAACAGGTGTAGGCAAGACCGAGCTGGGTAAGACACTGGCTGAATTCCTTTTCAACACCGAGAATGCCCTAATACGGATTGATATGAGCGAGTACATGGAAAAGCATGCTGTCTCCCGCTTGGTTGGTGCCCCACCTGGGTATGTCGGTTACGATGAAGGTGGCCAATTAACTGAAACTGTTCGCCGGCGGCCTTACTCGGTCGTTCTCTTCGATGAAATAGAGAAGGCGCACCATGATGTCTTCAACATCTTGTTGCAACTGTTGGACGATGGAAGGATAACTGATTCACAGGGTAGGACAGTCAGCTTCACTAactgtgtcatcatcatgacCTCGAACATTGGTTCACCATTGATTCTAGACACGCTTAGAAACACAACAGATAGTAAGGAGGCAGTGTATGAGATAATGAAGAagcaggtggtcgagatggcCCGGCAAACATTCCGACCAGAGTTCTTGAACAGGATAGATGAATACATTGTGTTCCAACCACTGGACACCGGAGAGATAAACCACATTGTGGAGATCCAG TTGAACCGAGTCAAGAACCGGTTAAAACAACAGAAGATTCAACTTCAGTATACACCAGAAGCTGTGAAGCTTCTTGGTTCTCTTGGCTTTGACCCTAACTACGGTGCTAGGCCTGTCAAGAGGGTGATTCAGCAGATGGTGGAGAACGAGATTGCTCTTGGTGTCCTGAAGGGTGATTTCAAGGAAGACGATACCGTCCTCCTGGATGTGAATTCTTCCGCGATTGCAAAAGGTCTTGCTCCACAGAAGAAACTGGTCCTGCAGAGGTTAGGAAACGGAAATGAAGAGTTAGTTGCCAATGACTAG